The following DNA comes from Enterocloster bolteae.
GGCAGACAAGGATACCGTAATGGAAACTGAGGAAAAGGAGGTAGTCTCCAGGAATTTCATTGAACAGGAGATTGACAAGGACCTGGCAGAGGGCGTTTATGACCATGTCCAGACCCGTTTCCCGCCGGAGCCAAACGGTTATTTGCACATCGGACATGCCAAGTCCATCTTACTGAACTACGGCCTGGCACAGAAGTACGGCGGCAAGTTCAACCTGCGTTTTGACGATACAAACCCCACAAAGGAAAAGACTGAATTCGTGGAGTCCATCATGGATGATGTGAAGTGGCTGGGAGCTGATTTCGAGGACAGGCTTTTCTTTGCGTCCAATTATTTTGACCAGATGTACGAGTGCGCCGTATTCCTGATTAAGAAGGGAAAGGCGTTTGTCTGTGATCTGACAGCCGACCAGATCAGGGAGTACAGGGGAGACTTTACCACACCCGGCAAGGAGAGTCCTTACAGGAACCGTTCCGTGGAGGAGAATCTTGCTCTGTTTGAGGAGATGAAGGAGGGAAAGTACCAGGATGGAGAGAAGGTGCTGAGAGCCAAGATTGATATGGCTTCCCCTAATATCAACATGAGGGATCCGGTTATCTACCGCGTTGCCCGCATGTCCCACCACAACACAGGCGACAAGTGGTGCATCTATCCCATGTATGATTTCGCCCATCCCATTGAGGATGCCATTGAACACATTACCCATTCCATCTGCACCCTGGAATTTGAGGACCACAGGCCTCTCTATGACTGGGTGGTGAAGGAGTGCGAGTTTGAGAATCCGCCGCGCCAGATTGAGTTCGCCAAGCTGTATCTGACCAATGTGATAACCGGCAAGCGCTATATCAAGAAGCTGGTGGAGGATAACATCGTGGACGGCTGGGACGACCCCCGTCTGGTGTCTATCGCGGCTCTGAGGAGAAGGGGATATACACCGGAGGCCATCAAGATGTTCGTGGAGATGGTTGGCGTATCCAAGGCCAACAGTTCCGTGGACTACGCCATGCTGGAATACTGTATCCGCGAGGACTTAAAGCTTAAGAAGCCCCGTATGATGGCTATTCTGAATCCGGTGAAGCTGGTCATTGACAATTATCCGGAAGGACAGGTGGAGATGTTGGATGTTCCCAATAATCTGGAGAATCCGGAGCTGGGAGACAGGAAGGTGCCGTTTGGGCGGGAGCTTTATATTGAGCGGGAGGATTTCATGGAAGAGCCTCCTAAAAAGTATTTCCGTATGTTCCCCGGCAATGAGGTACGCCTGATGGGCGCATATTTCGTTAAGTGTACAGGATGTGAGAAGGATGCTGACGGCAACATTACCGTGGTACACGGCACCTATGATCCGGAGACAAAGAGCGGTTCCGGTTTTGAGGGACGCAAAGTAAAGGGAACCATCCACTGGGTGGCTGTTCCCACAGCAAGACAGGTGGAGTGCCGCCTTTATGAGAATATTGTGGACGAGGAGAAGGGCAAGCTGAATGAAGACGGCAGCCTTAACTTAAATCCGAACTCTCTGGTTGTGTTAAAGGAGTGCTACGTTGAGCCGGCCCTGGCAGAGGGAGAGGCCTATGACAGCTATCAGTTTGTGCGCAACGGTTTCTTCTGTGTGGACTGCAAGGACAGCACGCCCCAGAAGCCGGTGTTTAACCGGATTGTATCCTTAAAGAGCTCATTTAAGCTTCCCAAATAGGATGAACCATGAGGTAATAACAGATAAATCAAAGCAGTCATTTATGCGATAAAGAAAATGCCGGGGAACCTGATGAAAAAGGTCCCCGGCATTTGTTATGACCGTATCCCATGCATAATCCGGTGACGGATCACCTGATAACGCGTAATCTGATAGTACACCATTTAATAATACCGGCAGGATATGAAGCGGTATTTAAACAGTTCGTAGAGAAAACGTATGCCGATAATGATATATATGGCTGTGCCTGCCGCAAACAAAGCCATAAAGAATACATAGAGTCCCACATACATGCTGATTCTGGAGGCGGCGATAAGTCCAAGGCAGAGATAGGTAAACTTGAAAACCTTGCGTTCCAGACGGTGTACCGGTATACGGAACACCCGCTTGATGATGGATGCCAGGGACACTATGAACAGCGGGTAAAGCGCATCCACAGACAGACCTGCCAGCAGCTGGTACCATTCCGGAAGGTTCCTTATCTCGCTGTGCTTCTCTATGGCTGTGAACACCAGGATGTGCACGGACACGGTCAGCAGCACAATGGCCGCAGCCCCTATGAAACAGCGGAAAGCCAGTGAATGTTCCTTTTTGGGAGATAGCTTCTTTAACATATTCAGAGTCTGTTCGCTCATGTCCATCCGTCCTTTCTCAACTGATTTTATTGGATTGTCTTCCTACTTTTATTATAATTCCATACCGTGGTGATTACAATATACAAATCAGAAAAAAGAGTATATTATCTTTGAATAATCTTTGTATTTTGCTTGAATAATACGAATTAACAGAATAAATATAAAAACACATTGACATCTCCCACTTGAACTGGTATGATTAGAATGTTTATTTCAAATACAAATGATAATGCCAGTTTGCGGCAGGAAGGGGCGGAAAATGGAATTGATAGTACCCTTTGACAGTCAGTCAGAAAGTCCTCTCTATGAACAGATTTACCAGTACATAAAAAACGAAATCCGCCAGGGAAAGCTGGAGTCCGGAAGCCGTCTGCCTTCCACCCGTATACTGGCCAGGAACCTGAGGCTGAGCCGCAGTACCACCCAGATGGCCTATGACCAGCTGCTGTCTGAAGGGTATATAGAGGCACTGCCGTGCAAGGGTTATTTTGTCTGCAAGATAGAGGAGCTGGTGGAAGTACGGCAAAAGGGAGGCGGTTCTTTTGTAGAGCCGGGAGACACCGGAAAGGACCGTTACGAGGTGGATTTTTCTCCCAGAGGAATTGATCTGGACAGTTTTCCCTTTAATACGTGGAGGAAAATCAGCAGGAATACACTGGTGGATGATAACAAGGAGATGTTTGCGGCAGGAGACCCCCAGGGGGAAAGGGCTCTCAGGACTGCCATAGGTGATTACCTCCATTCCGCCAGGGGGGTGGACTGCAGGCCTGAGCAGATACTCATCGGCGCAGGAAGCGAGTATCTGCTGATGCTCCTATCCCAGATTCTGGGAAACGGCAGGAAAATCGCCATGGAAAACCCCACATACAAGCAGGCATACAGAGTGCTTAAGGGCGAGGGATATCCTGTGATTCCCGTGGATATGGACCGATATGGAATGGATGTGCAGCGGCTTTCCCGCAGCAGCGCGGATGTGGCCTATGTGATGCCTTCCCATCAGTATCCCACAGGGATTGTCATGCCTGTGAAGCGGCGGCAGGAGCTGCTGGCCTGGGCTTACAGCGGTGCAGACCGGTATCTGATAGAGGATGATTATGACAGCGAGTTCCGATACAAGGGAAAGCCCATTCCCGCGCTGCAGGGAATGGACCGGGGCGGCCGTGTGATTTACATGGGAACATTTTCCAAGTCCATAGCCCCGGCTATCCGTGTGGGATTCATGGTGCTGCCGGAGCATTTGCTGGAGGCATACCGGGAAAGAGCCGGTTTCTATCTTTCCACGGTGTCCAGGATTGACCAGAACATTCTCTATCAGTTTATAACCCAGGGATATTATGAGAGACACCTGAACCGCATGAGAGCCCTGTACAAGGGAAAACATGATGCTCTGATGGCAGGGCTTAAGGAACTGGAGGACCGGTTTTTAATCAGGGGAGAATATGCAGGGCTGCATGTGCTTTTGACCCACAGGCAGGGAGAGACGGAAGAAAGTCTGGTGGCCCGTGCGGCTGAACTGGGAGTGAAGGTTTATGGAATATCAGGATGCTTCATACAGCCGGAGGAGAAGCTGTTTGATTCAACCGTTATGCTGGGATATGCCAGTCTCAGCGAGGAGGAAATCCGAAATGGCACTAAGTTACTGAGTAAGGCCTGGACATTTTAAGCTGCTGTATGAATTTTTCAGACAGCAGGCAGGATGATAGGTTAAATAACAGATAATATAGCAGGTAATATAGCAGGTAATATAACAGGAAAAATGACAGGAAAGGAATGGTATGCCATGAAGGGCAGGAATAATACATGGACAGATATGGCTGCTGCCGCTGCTTTTGCAGCGGTACTGGGAATCAGTGCCTTCTGGGGGCAGCATGACAGGGCCTATGACCAGGCAGGAACGGCGGGCAGCGCTTATGGCCGGATGTATAACCAGGCAGGTCCGGCGGATGAAGATGGCGGTCCCGTGGGGAAGGCCGGGGCTTATCCAGGTACCGCAGGGGCTGCGCAGGCGGCAGAAGGCGCAGGGGAGGATCTGGCCCGGACGGGAGGGAAAGACGCAGAGATCCTTCCGGATGTGACAGAATCCCAGAAGGCGGTTCTGGACAAAATCATAAATGCATTAGAGACGCGGGATTTGGAGACTGCCGCCCAGGTCATGGACAGCGGTGAGGAGGAGCTTGTGACTCTGTTTTATGAGGTCATGGATGGGGCGCGGTATCTTTATGACGGCCGGTCATTCAGCCAGTCCATGGAGGGTGAGGGGCTGGTCCTTACCATGCCTAAGACCCTGTATTACGGTACCTTTAAGGGCGGCAGGCCGGAAGGGGAATGTACGGCCCTTCAGGTGGTTGAACTGGATGCCCCCAGGTATGATTACTCCCAGGGATTGTGGAAGGATGGGAAGATGGAGGGCCTGGGCCATACAGGATACTGCTATTATGAGACCAGCCCGGAAGGGGAAGCCAGGGATGTGTGCAAGACAGGAAGGTTTTCCGGTGACAGGCTGGAGGGAGAGGTAACCTATACCACCCTGAACCAGGAGGGAGAGACATCCACCTGGAAGCTGGAAGTAAAGGACGGTACGGTACAGTTAGATGACCGTTGGATCTATATAGAGGAACGTGGGGAGTATCAGCTTATGTCCCAGGAGGATGACAGCCATGCCTACATCATGGATGAGAAGCTGGCTGACCAGCCTGTGTGGATTAACCTTCTGGCCTGGGAGGAATAAAGGAGTCAAAAAGAGTTAAAAAGAAGAAAAAAAAGAGTAAACGGATAAATGAAATACAGAATAAAGTGCCAAAAAACTTCGGGAACATGAACTGTCATGCTCCCGGAGTTTTTCTGTTTTATACTGTTTTGGTTCATTTACATGGTCCTAAACCGCTGTGTTATTCCAGTGTATCTTCCTCAATGATAGCGGTAGAGCGGCCTGCTTCCGATTTCTCAGGCTCCTCGCTGCTGTCGTCGTAATCATCTTCCGTAAGATCTCCTGAATCATAGGAGGAGCTGCCGTCCATGCGGCGGTAATCATAGAGGTCGTCCTCGTCCACATAGTCGTCGTCCAGAAAGCCCTCATCTTCAAACAAATCAGAATCATCATCCTTATCCCTGGAGTGCTCATCCATGAAATCCGCTTTCTTTGTCTTCACGGTCTGCAGAGCAATCTGAGCCGTGTCCACGGCAGCGGAAACCGCCTCATGGGCCGTGTCCGACAGCAGGCTTCCGGCATCCTTAAGGACATTCTTCGTTGCCTGGGCCATATCTTTGGCAGCCACCTTGAATTCGTCCTTGCTGGAGGAAAGAGAGATGTAATTGCGGTCCAGGCTGCGTGTATCAATGGTGCGATCTGTCCCGTCCTCGTCGCCATCCTCGAATTCCCGGAAATCCTTTTCCAGCTCCCTGTGGTATGTCTTATACTGAAGTACGTAGGAAACGCCGGCAGCTACAGCACCGGTTACTGCTGCAAATGCCACGAATTTACCCCAACCTTTCTTTGCCATGCCAAAAACCCCTTTCTTGTAATGGTGATGCATAAAAGCTCCCCTATGGGTCATATTATGCCTTATTGTTATTATTGTAATACGAATGGAAAAAAAAAGAAACAGCAAATTGTAAAAAAACAATAAAATTAAAAGAAATTAGCACTCAACTCTTGACAGTGCTAATAACTGGTGATATAACATATCATGTGAGCAAAAGAAAGTAGTAAGGAAAAAAATCAAGAAAGAAAAATCAGAATATCGAGCAAGGAGGAATTCAATTATGAAGTTAGTACCATTGTTTGACAAGGTAGTGTTAAAGCAGTTAGTTGCAGAAGAGACAACGAAGTCCGGCATTGTCCTTCCGGGGGCAGCCAAAGAGAAGCCGCAGCAGGCAGAGGTCATTGCAGTGGGACCAGGCGGAGTTATTGACGGCAAGGAAGTAACCATGCAGGTTAAGGCCGGCGACAAGGTAATCTACTCCAAGTACTCAGGAACAGAAGTAGAGATTGAGGATGAGAAGTACGTTATCGTAAAGCAGAACGATATCCTGGCAGTTGTTGAATAATAAATAAAACAGTAGAACATAGAATATTGGAGGTTGATGAAAGATGGCAAAGCAGATTAAATATGGCGTAGAAGCCCGCAAGGCACTGGAAGCAGGCGTTAACCAGTTAGCAGATACTGTACGTGTGACCCTTGGACCGAAGGGACGCAACGTTGTCCTGGATAAGTCCTTCGGCGCTCCGTTAATTACAAACGACGGTGTTACCATTGCAAAGGAAATCGAGCTGCAGGATCCATATGAGAACATGGGCGCACAGCTGATCAAGGAAGTTGCTTCCAAGACCAACGATGTGGCCGGAGACGGTACCACCACAGCAACTGTTCTGGCTCAGGCCATGGTAAACGAAGGCATGAAGAATCTGGCAGCAGGCGCAAACCCAATCGTTCTGAGAAAAGGTATGAAGAAGGCTACAGATGCAGCTGTGGAAGCTATCAAGAAGATGAGCAAGCCGATCAACGGCAAAGAGCAGATTGCAAGGGTAGCTGCCATCTCTGCTTCCGATGATGAAGTGGGAACCATGGTAGCAGACGCTATGGAGAAGGTTTCCAAGGACGGCGTCATCACCATTGAAGAATCCAAGACAATGAAGACAGAGCTTGACCTGGTTGAAGGTATGCAGTTTGACAGAGGTTACCTGTCCGCTTATATGTGCACAGATATGGATAAGATGGAAGCTAACTTAGACGATCCATACGTGCTGATCACCGATAAGAAGATCTCCAACATCCAGGATCTGCTTCCTCTGCTGGAGCAGGTTGTTAAGATGGGCGCAAGACTTCTCATCATCGCTG
Coding sequences within:
- a CDS encoding PLP-dependent aminotransferase family protein, which gives rise to MELIVPFDSQSESPLYEQIYQYIKNEIRQGKLESGSRLPSTRILARNLRLSRSTTQMAYDQLLSEGYIEALPCKGYFVCKIEELVEVRQKGGGSFVEPGDTGKDRYEVDFSPRGIDLDSFPFNTWRKISRNTLVDDNKEMFAAGDPQGERALRTAIGDYLHSARGVDCRPEQILIGAGSEYLLMLLSQILGNGRKIAMENPTYKQAYRVLKGEGYPVIPVDMDRYGMDVQRLSRSSADVAYVMPSHQYPTGIVMPVKRRQELLAWAYSGADRYLIEDDYDSEFRYKGKPIPALQGMDRGGRVIYMGTFSKSIAPAIRVGFMVLPEHLLEAYRERAGFYLSTVSRIDQNILYQFITQGYYERHLNRMRALYKGKHDALMAGLKELEDRFLIRGEYAGLHVLLTHRQGETEESLVARAAELGVKVYGISGCFIQPEEKLFDSTVMLGYASLSEEEIRNGTKLLSKAWTF
- a CDS encoding co-chaperone GroES — encoded protein: MKLVPLFDKVVLKQLVAEETTKSGIVLPGAAKEKPQQAEVIAVGPGGVIDGKEVTMQVKAGDKVIYSKYSGTEVEIEDEKYVIVKQNDILAVVE
- a CDS encoding glutamine--tRNA ligase/YqeY domain fusion protein, with amino-acid sequence MADKDTVMETEEKEVVSRNFIEQEIDKDLAEGVYDHVQTRFPPEPNGYLHIGHAKSILLNYGLAQKYGGKFNLRFDDTNPTKEKTEFVESIMDDVKWLGADFEDRLFFASNYFDQMYECAVFLIKKGKAFVCDLTADQIREYRGDFTTPGKESPYRNRSVEENLALFEEMKEGKYQDGEKVLRAKIDMASPNINMRDPVIYRVARMSHHNTGDKWCIYPMYDFAHPIEDAIEHITHSICTLEFEDHRPLYDWVVKECEFENPPRQIEFAKLYLTNVITGKRYIKKLVEDNIVDGWDDPRLVSIAALRRRGYTPEAIKMFVEMVGVSKANSSVDYAMLEYCIREDLKLKKPRMMAILNPVKLVIDNYPEGQVEMLDVPNNLENPELGDRKVPFGRELYIEREDFMEEPPKKYFRMFPGNEVRLMGAYFVKCTGCEKDADGNITVVHGTYDPETKSGSGFEGRKVKGTIHWVAVPTARQVECRLYENIVDEEKGKLNEDGSLNLNPNSLVVLKECYVEPALAEGEAYDSYQFVRNGFFCVDCKDSTPQKPVFNRIVSLKSSFKLPK